One genomic window of Bacillus mycoides includes the following:
- the sdaAA gene encoding L-serine ammonia-lyase, iron-sulfur-dependent, subunit alpha, with the protein MFRNAAELVAQAKEQNVKIAEIMIQCEMETRSISREEVIAGMEKNLVVMEQAVERGIRGVKSPTGLTGGDAVKVQAYMQSGKGLSGDTILDAVSKAVATNEVNAAMGIICATPTAGSAGTVPGVLFALQEKLQPTREEMIEFLFTAGAFGMVVANNACISGAAGGCQAEVGSASGMAAAAAVEMAGGTQDQAATAMAISLKNMLGLVCDPVAGLVEVPCVKRNAAGAANAMISADLSLAGVTSTIPCDEVIEAMFRIGQTMPVALRETAEGGLAATPTGRRLQEEIFGKSNN; encoded by the coding sequence ATGTTTCGGAACGCAGCGGAACTAGTGGCGCAAGCTAAAGAGCAAAATGTAAAAATCGCAGAAATTATGATTCAATGTGAAATGGAAACAAGAAGTATCTCACGTGAAGAAGTAATTGCTGGAATGGAAAAGAACTTAGTCGTGATGGAACAAGCAGTAGAACGCGGTATTCGTGGTGTAAAATCACCAACTGGTTTAACTGGCGGGGATGCTGTGAAAGTCCAAGCGTATATGCAGAGTGGAAAAGGCTTATCTGGAGATACGATTTTGGACGCAGTGAGTAAAGCTGTCGCAACAAATGAAGTAAACGCGGCGATGGGAATCATTTGTGCAACACCAACAGCAGGATCTGCTGGAACAGTGCCAGGTGTACTTTTTGCACTGCAAGAAAAATTACAGCCGACACGCGAAGAAATGATTGAATTTTTATTTACAGCAGGAGCTTTCGGTATGGTTGTTGCGAATAATGCTTGTATTTCCGGCGCGGCAGGAGGTTGCCAAGCTGAAGTAGGTTCAGCAAGTGGAATGGCAGCAGCAGCAGCAGTTGAGATGGCTGGTGGAACACAAGATCAAGCAGCTACAGCTATGGCGATTTCATTAAAGAATATGCTTGGTTTAGTATGTGATCCTGTTGCAGGGCTTGTAGAAGTACCTTGTGTAAAACGTAATGCAGCAGGAGCTGCGAATGCCATGATTTCAGCTGATTTATCATTAGCTGGTGTAACTAGTACAATTCCATGTGATGAAGTCATTGAGGCGATGTTTAGAATTGGACAAACGATGCCAGTAGCACTTCGTGAAACAGCAGAGGGTGGACTTGCAGCAACACCAACAGGTCGTCGTCTGCAAGAAGAGATTTTTGGTAAGAGTAATAACTAA
- the sdaAB gene encoding L-serine ammonia-lyase, iron-sulfur-dependent subunit beta: MKYRSVFDIIGPVMIGPSSSHTAGAARMGQVARQLFRHEPERVSISLYGSFAKTYRGHGTDVALIGGILGFETDDLRIPSALDIAKERGIEVEFIEEDANAPHPNTAKIRLYKGEEEIEVVACSIGGGKIEVVELNGFDLQLTGTSPALLIVNNDRFGAIAAVASILAKHEINISTMSVSRKEKGRRALMVIETDELLADEVIAEINGQQNICQVTIMD, translated from the coding sequence ATGAAGTATCGCTCAGTGTTTGATATTATTGGTCCGGTTATGATTGGTCCATCAAGTTCACATACAGCAGGCGCGGCAAGAATGGGGCAAGTTGCTCGTCAGCTGTTTCGTCATGAGCCAGAGAGAGTTAGCATTTCATTATATGGTTCATTTGCAAAAACATACCGTGGTCACGGTACGGATGTAGCGCTAATCGGTGGAATACTAGGATTTGAAACAGATGATTTACGTATTCCAAGTGCGTTAGATATTGCAAAAGAACGCGGGATTGAAGTGGAGTTCATTGAAGAAGATGCAAATGCTCCGCATCCAAATACAGCGAAAATTCGTCTGTATAAAGGTGAAGAGGAAATTGAAGTTGTTGCTTGCTCAATTGGTGGCGGTAAAATTGAAGTTGTAGAATTAAACGGATTCGATCTTCAATTAACAGGCACGAGTCCAGCACTACTTATTGTAAATAACGATCGCTTTGGTGCTATCGCAGCTGTAGCTTCAATCCTGGCTAAGCATGAGATTAACATTAGTACAATGAGTGTTTCTCGTAAAGAAAAAGGAAGAAGAGCGCTTATGGTCATTGAAACAGATGAATTATTAGCAGATGAAGTAATCGCGGAAATAAATGGGCAACAAAATATTTGTCAAGTAACTATTATGGATTAA
- a CDS encoding MBL fold metallo-hydrolase, producing the protein MTAIHRMEIPVPFAVETVNVFLVEGETLTLIDTGTNTEEAKKALESQLGALGYKIEDIETVVITHHHADHCGLLNTFSEKVKIIGHPWNEPWITQNAEFLKKYHEFFKETALQFGVPAAFLNGEALLTTKTLKYSCNRSLTHTVREGDRIDSLPGFTVIETPGHASTHISLYRESDGILIGGDALISHISSNPILEPPYEGQTERARPLLQYNQTLKRLSEMNISRILSGHGEDVLNMKQLIETRLQKQETRAFKVLELLKEKPMTAFEVCVKLFPVLYKEQLPLTISETVGQLDFLAYNQQVMIDESSQQLIYYAK; encoded by the coding sequence ATGACGGCGATTCATCGAATGGAGATTCCTGTTCCATTTGCAGTTGAGACAGTGAATGTATTTTTAGTTGAGGGAGAAACATTAACGTTAATTGATACAGGGACAAATACAGAAGAAGCAAAGAAGGCACTAGAAAGTCAATTAGGTGCATTAGGGTATAAGATAGAAGATATTGAAACGGTAGTGATTACGCATCACCATGCGGATCATTGCGGACTTTTAAATACATTTTCTGAAAAAGTAAAGATTATCGGACATCCTTGGAATGAACCGTGGATTACACAGAATGCTGAATTTTTAAAGAAGTATCATGAATTTTTTAAAGAGACAGCCTTGCAGTTCGGCGTTCCAGCAGCATTTCTGAATGGAGAGGCGTTATTGACGACGAAGACACTTAAATATTCTTGTAATAGATCGTTAACACATACCGTGAGAGAGGGAGATCGTATAGATTCGTTACCTGGATTTACAGTGATTGAAACCCCGGGGCATGCTTCCACTCATATTTCATTATATAGAGAATCTGATGGAATATTAATTGGTGGGGATGCTCTCATTAGTCATATTTCTTCAAATCCAATATTAGAACCACCATATGAAGGGCAAACAGAAAGAGCGCGTCCTTTATTGCAGTACAATCAAACGTTAAAACGTTTAAGTGAAATGAATATTTCGCGTATTTTATCAGGGCATGGGGAAGATGTTCTGAATATGAAACAACTTATTGAAACAAGATTACAGAAGCAAGAGACACGTGCGTTTAAAGTGCTTGAACTATTAAAGGAAAAGCCAATGACAGCATTTGAAGTATGTGTAAAACTATTTCCGGTATTATATAAAGAGCAATTGCCACTTACTATCTCAGAAACTGTTGGACAATTAGACTTTTTAGCATATAATCAACAAGTGATGATTGATGAATCTTCACAACAATTGATTTATTATGCAAAGTAG
- the proI gene encoding pyrroline-5-carboxylate reductase ProI, with translation MSMQNISFLGAGSIAEAIIGGLLNANVVKGENVTVSNRSNETRLQELHKKYGVKGTHNKKDLLADANILFLAMKPKDVAEAIIPLKEYINNDLLIISLLAGVSTHSIRNLLQKDVPIIRAMPNTSAAILKSATAISPSEHTTEEHIRIATSLFETIGLVSVVEEEDMHAVTALSGSGPAYIYYVVEAMEEAAKKIGLKEDVAKSLILQTMIGAAEMLKVSEKHPSILRKEITSPGGTTEAGIEVLQEHNFQQALISCITQATKRSHDLGKTLEKIAKEK, from the coding sequence ATGTCTATGCAAAATATTTCCTTTCTCGGTGCAGGCTCTATTGCCGAAGCAATTATTGGTGGTTTATTAAACGCAAATGTTGTTAAGGGAGAAAATGTCACTGTAAGTAATCGTTCTAACGAGACAAGATTACAGGAGTTACATAAAAAATACGGTGTCAAAGGCACACATAATAAAAAGGACTTACTTGCTGATGCAAATATTCTTTTTCTAGCGATGAAGCCAAAAGATGTCGCAGAAGCGATTATTCCTCTTAAAGAATACATAAATAATGACTTGCTTATTATTTCGTTATTAGCAGGTGTTTCTACTCATTCAATTAGAAACCTACTTCAAAAAGACGTTCCGATTATTCGTGCAATGCCAAATACATCTGCGGCCATTTTAAAATCCGCTACCGCTATCTCACCTTCAGAACACACAACGGAGGAACATATTCGTATTGCAACATCGTTATTTGAAACGATTGGTCTCGTCTCTGTTGTAGAAGAAGAAGATATGCATGCTGTCACTGCATTATCCGGAAGTGGACCAGCTTATATTTATTATGTGGTAGAGGCAATGGAAGAGGCAGCAAAAAAAATTGGTTTAAAAGAAGATGTTGCAAAATCACTTATTCTTCAGACGATGATTGGTGCTGCAGAAATGCTAAAAGTAAGCGAAAAACACCCTTCTATTTTGCGAAAAGAAATTACTTCTCCTGGGGGAACAACTGAAGCAGGTATTGAAGTATTACAGGAGCATAATTTTCAACAAGCATTAATCTCCTGTATTACACAAGCAACGAAACGATCACACGATCTTGGAAAAACATTAGAAAAAATAGCAAAAGAAAAATAA